Proteins from one Listeria innocua genomic window:
- a CDS encoding sensor histidine kinase: METNRPSPDALLVNLQEEADSSVGKLKIYFGFAAGVGKTYAMLSDAKDQLAAGVDVVAGYIEPHAREETLRMLEGIPIIPPKAINHKNIALKEFDLDEALKRKPELILVDELAHTNASGVRNKKRFQDVEELLQAGIDVYTTVNVQHIESLNDIVEGITKVAVRETIPDYVFDEADRVKLIDIEPDELLKRLEQGKIYQPARAKTAMQNFFTRENLKLLREIAMRKAADRISHEYDQTGIYPEKRASSKWLVCIGTSPSSAKLIRWTARTAEAFRAPWTALYIENEENDYMTKAEKKCLRETMELAERLGAEIVTLAGHDIAETVAEYARLTGVTNIVVGKSRRRMGLRSLFEEDFEDRLITHLDNVDMHIIPSSQPQTKKRRMKIRFKSFLSWHDMAKMILLLALATAICVGLSEFGIGDQNVIMVYILSVLIISRVTSGYVYGVMGSIIGVMLFNFFFTTPLYTFNTIQAGYPVTFGIMLLVALITSALTVRIKTQASLAVERERRTEVLYEINKRLLVTRNLKGIIDLTNEYILHLFSRSVIFYSADPAKSNKGIFVQAEGKEDASALLSADEEAVAHWVFKNKKRAGAGTDTLMGAFGYYMPVMSQGKVLGVIGVSCSPEDGPLTQDNRIFLRMISSQVALALERQYLSEEQRQIVIESAKEKMRSNLLRAISHDLRTPLTGIVGASSALLEKETELDKETEHNLIKGIKDDSGWLIRMVENLLSVTRISEGLVSLERAPEAVEEIVGEAVGRIKKRFADRTIHVKVPRDLLMVPMDGTLIEQVLINLMENALRHGGSDAEVWVNVTKTKKSAIFSVRDNGKGIPENRLPDLFDTFAVEARERSDMSRGLGLGLSICMSIIRAHDGTLEAKNNEHGGATFWFTLPLDGGDGK; encoded by the coding sequence CTCGTGAATTTGCAAGAAGAAGCAGATTCATCAGTAGGTAAATTAAAAATATATTTTGGATTTGCAGCAGGTGTTGGGAAAACTTACGCCATGTTAAGTGACGCCAAAGATCAATTAGCAGCAGGTGTGGATGTCGTGGCGGGTTATATTGAACCTCATGCCCGCGAGGAAACTCTGAGAATGTTAGAAGGAATTCCGATTATCCCTCCTAAAGCAATCAATCATAAAAATATCGCGCTCAAAGAATTCGATTTGGACGAAGCGTTGAAACGAAAACCGGAACTTATTTTGGTAGACGAACTCGCACATACGAATGCATCAGGCGTACGCAATAAGAAACGTTTCCAAGATGTGGAAGAATTGCTTCAAGCGGGAATTGATGTGTATACGACTGTCAATGTGCAACATATTGAAAGTTTAAACGATATTGTAGAAGGCATCACCAAAGTAGCTGTTCGCGAAACGATTCCTGACTATGTTTTTGATGAGGCGGACCGAGTTAAGTTAATTGATATTGAACCCGATGAACTTCTAAAACGACTAGAACAAGGCAAAATTTACCAACCAGCGCGCGCAAAAACAGCGATGCAGAACTTTTTCACTAGAGAAAATTTAAAACTCTTACGTGAAATTGCGATGCGAAAAGCGGCCGATCGAATTAGCCATGAATACGATCAAACAGGGATTTATCCAGAAAAACGGGCGAGTAGTAAATGGCTAGTCTGTATTGGGACGTCGCCTTCGTCTGCAAAACTCATTCGCTGGACAGCGCGCACCGCCGAAGCTTTTCGCGCACCGTGGACTGCCCTTTATATTGAAAATGAAGAAAATGATTACATGACTAAAGCGGAGAAAAAATGTTTGCGGGAAACGATGGAACTCGCTGAACGACTTGGCGCGGAAATTGTTACCCTTGCCGGACACGACATTGCAGAAACAGTAGCTGAGTACGCCCGGTTGACTGGTGTGACAAATATCGTTGTCGGGAAATCGCGTCGCCGCATGGGTTTAAGGTCTTTATTTGAAGAGGATTTTGAGGATCGTCTCATTACGCACCTTGATAACGTCGATATGCATATTATTCCCTCAAGCCAACCGCAAACTAAAAAACGTCGAATGAAAATACGTTTTAAAAGCTTTCTATCCTGGCATGATATGGCGAAAATGATTTTACTGCTAGCATTGGCAACGGCGATTTGTGTCGGTTTAAGTGAATTCGGCATTGGTGATCAAAATGTTATTATGGTATATATTTTATCCGTGTTAATTATTTCTCGCGTAACAAGTGGCTATGTTTATGGCGTTATGGGTTCTATCATTGGCGTTATGTTATTTAATTTCTTTTTCACGACGCCACTTTATACGTTTAATACAATTCAAGCGGGCTATCCGGTGACGTTTGGAATTATGCTTTTAGTCGCTCTAATTACGAGTGCGCTAACTGTCCGAATTAAAACCCAAGCTAGCCTGGCCGTTGAGCGAGAACGTCGAACCGAAGTGCTTTATGAAATCAATAAGCGCCTATTAGTTACCCGCAATTTAAAAGGAATTATTGATTTAACCAACGAATATATTTTGCATTTATTTAGCCGCTCCGTTATTTTTTATTCTGCGGATCCTGCTAAAAGTAATAAAGGGATTTTCGTACAAGCAGAAGGAAAAGAAGATGCCAGTGCGCTTCTTAGTGCGGATGAAGAAGCTGTCGCGCATTGGGTATTTAAAAATAAAAAGCGGGCGGGTGCTGGGACGGATACGCTAATGGGGGCATTTGGTTATTATATGCCAGTGATGTCACAAGGAAAAGTGCTTGGTGTGATTGGCGTTTCTTGCTCCCCAGAAGATGGTCCACTTACACAAGATAATCGGATCTTTTTACGAATGATTAGCTCTCAAGTGGCACTAGCTCTAGAACGGCAATATTTATCCGAAGAACAACGCCAAATCGTCATCGAATCTGCAAAAGAAAAAATGAGAAGCAATTTACTTCGGGCGATTTCGCATGATTTAAGAACACCGCTCACTGGTATTGTTGGAGCAAGTTCTGCCTTACTTGAAAAAGAAACTGAGTTAGATAAAGAAACGGAACATAATTTAATTAAAGGTATTAAAGATGACTCTGGCTGGCTCATCCGGATGGTTGAGAATTTACTTTCTGTGACGAGAATTAGTGAAGGATTGGTGAGTTTGGAACGAGCTCCAGAAGCCGTAGAAGAAATTGTTGGTGAGGCTGTCGGTCGAATCAAAAAACGTTTCGCAGACCGAACAATCCATGTCAAAGTACCGCGCGACCTTCTTATGGTTCCGATGGATGGCACGTTAATTGAGCAAGTTCTTATTAATTTAATGGAAAATGCGTTGCGACATGGTGGATCTGATGCGGAAGTTTGGGTGAACGTGACGAAAACGAAGAAAAGTGCGATTTTTAGTGTTCGTGATAACGGAAAAGGCATTCCAGAAAATCGCTTGCCAGATTTATTTGATACTTTTGCTGTGGAAGCGAGAGAGCGTTCGGATATGTCACGCGGATTAGGACTTGGTTTATCGATTTGTATGTCGATTATTCGAGCGCATGACGGGACTTTAGAAGCGAAAAACAACGAACATGGTGGGGCGACATTCTGGTTCACTTTGCCACTAGACGGAGGAGATGGAAAATGA
- a CDS encoding response regulator codes for MNSKRLVLIVEDEEGISNFISAVLTASDYAVIKAVNGKEALEQTASHSPDVVLLDLGLPDVEGLDVLRDIRVWSKVPIIVVSARDHEREKVTALDLGADDYITKPFGTSELLARIRTALRHIQPSSKEASNDHIIRIQDLYIDDDRRLVKMGDMEIHFTPIEYKILLLLARHAGKVLTHDFIIREIWGPYSSENQALRVNMSNIRRKIEQNPAEPAYILTEVGVGYRMAEE; via the coding sequence ATGAACAGCAAACGACTTGTGCTAATTGTGGAAGATGAAGAAGGCATTAGTAATTTTATTTCAGCTGTTTTGACGGCGAGCGATTATGCGGTAATTAAAGCAGTGAACGGTAAAGAAGCGCTAGAACAGACGGCCAGCCATTCGCCGGATGTAGTGTTGCTTGACCTAGGTTTGCCAGATGTGGAAGGACTAGACGTGCTTCGGGATATTCGCGTTTGGTCGAAAGTGCCGATTATTGTCGTATCCGCGCGCGATCATGAACGAGAAAAAGTAACTGCACTTGATCTTGGCGCAGATGATTATATTACGAAACCATTTGGCACATCGGAACTACTGGCACGCATTCGAACTGCCCTTAGACACATTCAACCGAGCAGTAAAGAAGCGTCAAATGACCATATTATTCGCATTCAAGACCTGTATATTGATGACGACCGCCGACTTGTCAAAATGGGCGACATGGAAATTCACTTTACGCCGATTGAATATAAAATTTTGCTCCTATTAGCACGTCACGCTGGAAAAGTCCTCACGCATGACTTTATTATCCGAGAAATTTGGGGACCTTATTCAAGTGAAAATCAAGCACTTCGGGTCAATATGAGTAATATCAGGCGTAAAATCGAACAAAATCCTGCTGAACCTGCCTATATTTTGACAGAAGTAGGGGTTGGGTACCGGATGGCAGAAGAATAA